tggagtacagtggtgcgatatcggctcactgcaacctccgcctcccaggttcaagcaattcacctgtctcagcctcccgagtagctgggattacaggcgcccgccaccacacctggctaatttttgtatttttagtagagacgaggtttcaccatcttggccaggctgatcttgaactcctgacctcgtgatccacctgccttggcctcccaaagtgctgagattacaggcatgagccactgtgcccagtcagggtttttcttttccacagcatagtcagtctgcaaattttccaaacttttatgctctgcttcctcttgaacgcTTTGCTGCTTACATATTTCTTCTGCCAgttaccctaaatcatctctctcaagttaaaagttccacagatctttggggcaggggcaaaatgccaccagtctctttgcatagcaagagtgacctttacttcagttcccagcaagttccccatctccatctgagaccacctcagcctggacttcattattcatatcactatcagcattttggtgaaAGCCATCTCACATCTTTCTTACTTCTGAGCACTCCAAGTCTCTAGGCAGTTCCAGACTTTCCCAagctttcctgtcttcttctgagccctgcaAACGGtgccaacctctgcctgttacccagttccaaagtcgcttccacatttttgggtatctttacagcagtgccccactctctgtggtaccaacTTCACTGTATTAGtgtgttctcacgctgctaataaagacatacctgagatgggataatttacaaaggaaagagatttaattgactcacagttcagcatggctgaggaggcctcaggaaacttacagtcatggcagaaggggaagcaaatatgtccttcttcacatggtggcaacaaaaagtgctgagcaaaagggggaaagcctttataaaaccatcagatcacaggagaactcactcactatcaccagaacaacGTGAGattaaccacccccatgattcaatttcctcccaccaggtccctcccaggacatgtggggattatgggaactataattcaagatgagatttgggtggggacacagccaagtcATATCAGGTGTAATGCTAGCCCTCTGTGACAGGTTTCGTGAACGATATTGATTGTATGGGGGAGACTGAGCTCATGTCACTATGCCATCAGTGAGAACTGGCTGGTGAATGCCAATCCTCCATAGCCATGACTGGGTCgctgaataaaataattcagcgTGCATCCGAAAGCTGCCTCTTTCTCTGTGGGTGATCTGGGAGTGAGCCAAACATGGGATGGACAATGTCATACCTGGAAAGTTGGCAGATGATGGGATCCTGGACATGGGGCATGCTGGGGGTGCTCCTGCATATTACCCCTGTGTACAAGACACATTATTGGGCCAGTAGCCTAAAAGTTTGCGCCATGCTTATTAGGAACCTGTCAGGTCATGGCTGATTCTAGGTTTAGGTCCTCTATGACATTTTTGGTACCATACACAGGAGTCAGTGCTCATGAAGAAAATGATAGGAAAACTGTGCTTGATATTGCTGCTTCCAGTGCCACTGCCTTGGCAGCCCAGGGACATCCTTCAACTCCCTTCGGAaggttgttttattatttatttttattttttattatttatttatttatttttgagacggagtcactctgttgcccaggctggaatacagtggtgcggtctcggctcaccacaacctctgcctcccgggttcaagcgattctcctgcctcagcctcctgagtagctgggactacaggcacgcatcaccactccaggctaatttttttgtatttttagtagagacggggtttcaccatgttggccagactggtctcgaactcctgacctcgtgatccacccgccttagcgtcccaaagtgctggaattacaggcatgagccaccgcacccggctgtgttgttttaaacaacagaattcctctagcctttttttttttagactaacTGGGAGAAGTGTGTGCCACTGCCAACATCTCCTGGCATACCTGGATAAACACCTCAGGCATGGTGGAGACATAGGTAGAGGAGATCTGGAAGCAGGCCTACTGGTTGCAGTCAGAGTGGCTACCTAAAGAATCTTTCTTGGACCTCTTTAACAACTTCTTACCTGGATCACTAGGACTTGGGCGTAGGCCACAGCTCCAAACAAGCCTGATCATCCCGCTTATTATAGTAGTCTCCTGGGCCTAGTGCAATGTATTCTGGCCATGGCTTAATAATGTTGCACTGAGATTGTGTCAGTCAAGGtgtcgctttttttttttttttttttttttttttttttttttttttagacagagtcttgctctatcgctcaggctggagagcagtggcaagatctcggctcactgtaattgccacctcctgggttcaagcatttctcctgcctcggcctcctgaatagctgggattacaggtgcatgccggcacattcagctaatgtttgtatttttagtagagacagggtttcaccatgttggccaggctggtctcaaactcctgacccccaGTCATCCGCCccccacggcctcccaaagtgctgggattacaggcataagccaccatgcccaaccaaggTGCCATATTAATATgagcaaacctctgcctccagatcCTGGGGGTCTGGAGGGCATATGAAATGTACTAGGTTTGCTAAAGCAGGTATCTGGGTTGGGGATGGACTGCCGGGCAGTTCTCTGGTTGGCCTTGGACTGACTCAGTTCTCCCCTTTCTCACTAGTAGTTTTCAAGCATAGAATGTGCTGGGAATGTAACATCCTGAGATAGGGACGGACTGACTAGAATGGCCCTGGCTCTATTTCAGCCCCTCCCTACAAATAGGATGTCTTTCAATGCTTTAGCCCAGCAGTCACATGACCCCAGAGTACAAAACTCAGGGCAGCTGCAGTGCAAATGGGGCACACGCACATGAGACTCCATCACCTAGGCAGCATTCCTGAGTCTTGGGGGACTGCTTTCCAATGATTCTTAGGCTTCTGTCATTCTTTGCTGCCTATCTGTAAGTAAGAAATCCGGTTCATGTAAATTGttgtattaaatatatgaatGTGTTTTCTCACTGGACTCAGACAAGTTGGTAACCAGCATACAGTGAACTTGCTTCATATAGTCTAATACCTTTTTGCTCAGTGTATACATGTTTACTGAGCTGGCCATCACTATatgctcttcttccttctccaccCTGCTATGTTCCCAGCTAGGCTGAGCTGTGTGGTTGGGTTTGGCCAAAGAGAGGCATTAGCAAGATAATGAAAAACAAGAGGAGAGTCAAGGGGTATTATAGTCTCCTCCTTCCTGCCACAAACCATAGGTTTCTTCTAGAAAAGCTACATCTCCTATCAGACTGCCCCCTTCCCTTGAACCTTCAGATTCAGGGTTCTACACCGAATcttgtttcattgtttttgtttctgaatcTTGCCCATGCCTTTGTAGATAGTACCTTTATAAAACTCTCCTCAGTTACACAGGCTGAGAGTGCCACTTGCTTATTGCCAGAACTCTGTATGCACACAACCCAAAAGGGACTCTGCCAGTGATTAGATTTGTGAGATAAGAAACAAAACTTTCACTGGGTACTAACCCTACAGGTGTGTCAGTGTAGTGTTTTTACACATTAGCGCATTTAATGGTCACAATAAGCcttttcagataagaaaactgataTTTAGAGGGTTATGTTTCTTGCTAAAGATCACCAGGTATTAATACTAAGGATCAGGGTCAGACCGGAACTCGGCTAGGTCTGCCTCCCTAAACATCAGCTTTGCTCCAGGTACCATTAGCTCTGGAAAAAAGGCTTGGTAAGGGACTGAGGGGTAAAGGATGGATTACGAACATGTTTCTCCAAGGGGTCACCTGAGAACAATCACCTGGGATGCTTTTTCAAAATCTAGATTCTTAAACTGTATCTCTCTCAGTCCTTTAGTTCTCAGTGGTTTTTGTGCCTCTATTTCGACACTCACCACATTGGATTGCAGGAATAAGGAATAGCCACTAactcgctctctttttttttttttttttttttttccccagacggagttttgccctggttgcccaggctggagtacaatggtgcgatcttggctcagtgcaacctttgcctcctgggttcaagcaattctcctgcctcagcctcccaagtagccgggattacaggcatgcgccaccacacctggctattctgtatttttagtagagatggggtttcattgtgttggtcaggctggtctcgaactcctaacctccagtgtgatccgcccacctgggcctcccaaaattctaggattacaggcatgagccaccgcgcccggccggattggTCATTAACTCTTATTTCAACAGATACTCCTTCATTTGGGACACTGGTGTATTTGCACAAATTCTAGCGCTCCACGCAGCGGCCTGGAGCCTGTCCCCAAGTCCAACCACTGGGAGTAGTGTTAAGGGTTCCGCCCTCGACTCCTTTCAAGCACTGGGCAAAGCCGCCAGGCCCGCCCACTGACGCCGGGGAGCTGAGTCGTCCCTCTTCTACCCAGGTCAGGATGGCAGCGACGCTGATCCTGGAGCCCGCGGGCCGCTGCTGCTGGGACGAGCCCGTGCTCATCACCGTGCGCGGCCTGGCCCCGGAGCAGCGGGTGACGCTGCGCGCGTCCCTGCACGACGAGAAGGGCGCGCTCTTCCGGGCCCACGCGCGCTACCGCGCCGACGCCCGCGGCGAGCTGGACCTGGAGCGCGCGCCCGCGCTGGGCGGCAGCTTCGCGGGGCTCGAGCCCATGGGGCTGCTCTGGGCGTTGGAGCCCGAGAAAGCCTTGGTGCGGCTGGTGAAGCGCGACGTGCGGACGCCCTTCGCCGTGGAGCTGGAAGTGCTGGACGGCCACGGCCCTGAGCCCGGGCGGCTGCTGTGCAGGGCGCAGAACAAGCGCGACTTTCACCAGCCGGGGGTGCGGCGCGAGCCGGTGCGCGCGGGCCGGGTGCGCGCCGCGCTCTTCCGGCCGCCGGGTGAGTAGTCTGCCCAAAACTTGGTCGAGCTCTGCGACCCCCACCTGCCCTTTTCCTGTCCTGGGAATCACGTGATTGTGGAACATCCCTGAACTTTTTCCTTCGCTCCAGAGTCTGTCATGGATTCTGAGTCTCTGGGCtcccactgttgcccaggctggagtgccgtggctggATCGTAGctcacactgcagcctcgaactcctgggctcaagtcttctcgcctcagcctcctgagtagctgctccagtctttcttttttaagtttcacGTCCCTCCCTGGAGGCACTGCCACTTTCGCTCTGTGCTGAATAGTGCATtcaacttattatatatttattgagagccACTATGTGCCAGCCGTGTGGTTTTGTTTGAATACGATATGGGCAAAACCTTAAGCTGATGTGCAAGAATGATTTTTGCCTCAGTTCACATCAAACTTCCAAAGAAGCTAAAATCCACAATAGTGGCAATACCctttaattgtttaaaaacacacacaaaactgcCTGACAGTCCTCTCCCTTCTATCATAAACATTGTTGTACTTGGTTCTCAACCTGCAGTGATTTTGCCGCCTTCCCTGGGggaaatttggcaatatctggagacatttgtgGTTGTCATTCCTGAAGGGAGAGGTGCTATTGGCATCTagcaggcagaggccagggatgctgctaaacattccaCAATGCACGGGACAACCGCCAGAACAAAGAATTGTCTTGCTCAAAGTGTCTGTACTACTGAGGTTGAGGAACCCTAGTCTAAGTAAACACAAGATATTTGCTAGGTAAAGGTAACCCAGAAAGAAGGCTCCTGATTAATCCCTTCTAACTAAATTCCTGATTTAAACCTCTACCATATAAAAATGctgagccgggcacagtggctcaggcctgtaatcccagcactttgggaggctgaggtgggcagatcacttgagcccaggagttcaagaccagcctgggtaacatggtgaaattctgtctctacaaaaaaaaaaaaaaaaaaattgaggcaggcatgatggtgcacgcctgtagtctcagctgcttgggaggctgaggtgggaggattgtttgatatcaggaagtagaggttgcagtgagccgagatcacgccactgcattccagcctggacaccagagtgaaaccctgcctcaaacagcaacaacaacaaaaaattctagAGTTGCAACAGCACACAGAATCCTTAAACTGAATTCTGTGATGATTctccaaaaacaagaaaacttgctttatttttacGGCTCTTCAGCAATTCTTAGCCTTAACTCGTGGCTGCCCACTACACTGTGAATTCCTGGGGCTGGAATTGGGTCTTACAGGTTTCTAAATATTCATGTTCCTAGAGGCTTTTGCAAGGTTATAGTAAGAGTTCAATAAATCATAgtgtctgggccaggcacagtggcttacacctgtaatcctagcactttgggaggctgaggtgggtggatcacttgaggccaggagttcaagaccagcctggccaacatggcaaaaccccacctctactaataatataatacaaaaaaaattagccaggcatagtggctcacacatgtagtcccagctactagggaggctgaggtgagagaattgcttgaacctgagaggccgaggttgcagtgagccaagatcacgccactagacttcagcctaggcaacagagcgaggccctgtctcaaaaaaaacaaaaaaaaaaaaaaaaaaagaaaaacaacacatacTAAGAATCAACTAAAAcctttcattaaaaacaaacaaggcggccaggcgtagtggctaatgcctctaatcccagcactttgggaggctgaggtgggtggatcatgaggtcaggagttcaagaccagcctggagaagatggtgaaacctcgtctctactaaaaatacaaaaaattagccgggcatggtggcgggcgcctgtaatcccagctacttgggaggctgaggcaggagaattacttgaactcaggaggcagaggttgcagtgagccgagatcataccacatcactccagcctgggcaacggagagagactctgtctgatagaaaacaaaaaacaaacgaaacaaaaagaaacaaacaaggctgggcacagtggctcacgcctgtaatcccaacacttcgggaggctgaggtaggcggatcacctgaggtcgggagtttgagaccagcctgaccaacacggtgaaaccccatctctactaaaaatacaaaatttgcctggtgtggtggcacatacctgtaatcccaactacttgggaggctgaggcaggagaatcgcttgaacctggggggagacagaggttgcagtgaggtgagatcgcaccattgcactgcagcctgggcagcaagagtgaaaccctgtctcaagaaaaacaaaaacaaaaaaacaaacaagcaaaaaaaaaacaggctgagtgtagtggctcacacttaaaatcccagaacttgaagaggccaaggtgggagcattgcgatgggaggattgcttgaggccaggagttcgagactagcccaggcagcatagtgagaccctgtttctacaaaaaattaaaaatggggcctagctatttgggagggtaGCTACTTGAGGCTGGAGGGTCACTCGAGCCCAGggattcaaggttacagtgatctacaggctacagtgcagtggtgtgatcatagctcaccacaaaCTAGAACTCttaggctcagatgatcctcccgcctctgcctcctgagtagctaagactataggcatgtgccatcatgtccaactagttttttaaaattttttgtagagacaggggtcttgttatgttgcccaggctggtcttgaattcccagcctcaagtgatcctcttatcttgacctcccagagcactgagattataggcatgaaccaccacgcctggcctcattatGTTATTTCTAACTTGGTTTATCTTTGTTtgtgaaaataatttctattattatcattattattattattgagacagagtcttgctctgtcgcccaggctggagtgcagtggtgtgataataatttatatcattaaaaatttttaggccagttgcggtggctcatgcctgtaatcccagcactttgggaggccaaggtgggcagatcacctgaggtcaggagttcaagaccaacctggccaacatggcaaaacccatctctactgaaaatacaaaaaaattagctgggtgtctggtgcatgcctgtaattccagctacttgggaggctgaggcaggagaattgcttgaacccaggaggcagaggttgcagtgagccaagattgcgccactgcacttc
The window above is part of the Macaca fascicularis isolate 582-1 chromosome 7, T2T-MFA8v1.1 genome. Proteins encoded here:
- the ACOT6 gene encoding acyl-coenzyme A thioesterase 6 isoform X2 encodes the protein MAATLILEPAGRCCWDEPVLITVRGLAPEQRVTLRASLHDEKGALFRAHARYRADARGELDLERAPALGGSFAGLEPMGLLWALEPEKALVRLVKRDVRTPFAVELEVLDGHGPEPGRLLCRAQNKRDFHQPGVRREPVRAGRVRAALFRPPGERS